TTCACGAACGCCTCGCGCCAGATGAGATGCGAGTCGCCGACCCAGATGTGGCTGTAGCCCAGTTCCTCCGCCTGCTTGCTGAGCTGGATGATCCGTGACATGGGTTCCGTGGGAAACATTCCCACGCCGTATTGCATTGAGCTCACCGCGAAACCTCCTTCGCCAACGGCCCCTGTATCCGGGCCGTCGACCGACACCAATTTCTCGTATTAACGAATTGTTACGGCCAATTCGGCCATACTACAAGATCCGGCCCCAAGTCTTTGGGAAGCCGCTGGTCGCTATCCGCTGATGACGACCCCCCGCTCCGGCGGCGGCGTCTGCTGGCTCCGGCCCGCCACGGTCAGCTCGCCGTCGATCATCACCACCGAGATGCCCGGCAGGTCGCCCTTGGCGAACGAATCGAGCGCGTCAGTGGACACCGATCCGGTGATGCGGTCCATGATGACGAGGTCCGCGGGCCTCCCCTCCGCGATGATGCCCAGGTCCAGTCCGTGGGCGCGGCCGGTGTTACCGGTGGCCATGGCCACGGCGTGCTCCGGGGTGATGCCTCCCAGCGAGGCCAGGAAGCAGATCTCCCGCAGGATGCCGCGCGGCACCACGCCCGTGCCGCCGGGCGTGTCGGTGCCCACCAGCACCCTCGCCTCGGCGCCGTGCTGGCGGACCGCTTCGGTCAGCACCATGCCCATGCGCAGGTTGCCGGAGGTGCAGATCTCGACGTAGTACTCCGTCTCGGCCACGATGCGGCGCAGGTCCTCCTCGGGCATGGGGATGGGGCCGCCGGTGCTGTGGCCGATGACGTCGGGGTCGATGGCCTTGACGATGTCCACCCCCGCCACCTGGCTCACCCCCGAACGGGAGACCCCGCCCGAGTGGATCTTGACCTTGATGTCCCGCGCCCGGGCCCACTTCACGTAGCGTTCGGCCTCGCCGGTGGGCAGCAGGCTGTAGTCGTAGAAGATGAACTTGACCAGACGGATGCCGGCCCCGTCGATGGTGTCGAAGTCTTTTTCCTCCAGCCCCGGCACCAGCAGCAGCGTGCCGCCGTGCACGCGCACCCCGGTGGGGCGCAGGTTGTCCCAGCAGCGCTTGGCGACGATGGCCAGGGACACCGCGCACAGGGGGTCCGGCGGCAGCGGCAGGCCCGGCACGTGCAGCTCCCCGGCGGAGATGATGGAGGTGACCCCGCCGTGCATGTAGTGGGTGATCCAGCCCATGGAGTTCTGCGCGGGCGTGAAGTTTCCGAAGGTGGGATGGGAATGCGAGTCGATGAGGCCGGGGACGACC
This genomic window from Deltaproteobacteria bacterium contains:
- a CDS encoding amidohydrolase family protein, which gives rise to MLEDPLRDADSILVADGVIQEIGNGLSGGADRTIDANGTTVVPGLIDSHSHPTFGNFTPAQNSMGWITHYMHGGVTSIISAGELHVPGLPLPPDPLCAVSLAIVAKRCWDNLRPTGVRVHGGTLLLVPGLEEKDFDTIDGAGIRLVKFIFYDYSLLPTGEAERYVKWARARDIKVKIHSGGVSRSGVSQVAGVDIVKAIDPDVIGHSTGGPIPMPEEDLRRIVAETEYYVEICTSGNLRMGMVLTEAVRQHGAEARVLVGTDTPGGTGVVPRGILREICFLASLGGITPEHAVAMATGNTGRAHGLDLGIIAEGRPADLVIMDRITGSVSTDALDSFAKGDLPGISVVMIDGELTVAGRSQQTPPPERGVVISG